One genomic segment of Brassica napus cultivar Da-Ae chromosome A3, Da-Ae, whole genome shotgun sequence includes these proteins:
- the LOC106383541 gene encoding U-box domain-containing protein 51, which translates to MERNEVREGPIAIAVDRDKTSIQALKWAIENHIPQGETLKLVHVIQRSANGPNTDDELSEREHKNRQITRFLPLRCLCMRRNIQTEVVLLDDQDVAKALIEYISHNFISTFFIGASLKKSITRLFKVDDIPSNVMRWAPDFCTVLVVSKGRLSSVRSATRPLPLALPSPSSGTAPLSPLSNTDELPSEMSLSREDDVFFEEFSSLETDSSVNISERISTDSSVLSFYKKLGAPHMLEIPGLDDEKSMFSMYLNSPSDEKKCTLPPRDDAEDEKRRLKKELKETMNMYHAACKEALMANERVAELEMWKNKAEKMLLQMAEDRATMAIREQRAKAEMEAVRRRGSDDRKVVSDDLGESHVVAKYESLLHIVVVLLLLCFCFIFR; encoded by the exons ATGGAGAGAAATGAAGTAAGGGAAGGGCCTATAGCTATTGCAGTGGACAGAGATAAAACAAGCATCCAAGCTCTTAAATGGGCTATAGAGAATCATATACCCCAAGGAGAAACATTAAAACTTGTTCATGTCATCCAAAGGTCTGCAAATGGACCTAATACAGATGATGAATTGTCTGAAAGAGAGCACAAAAATAGACAAATCACTCGGTTTCTTCCATTGCGTTGTCTTTGTATGCGACGAAAT ATACAAACCGAAGTAGTTTTGCTTGATGATCAAGATGTGGCGAAAGCATTGATAGAATATATTAGCCATAACTTTATTTCTACATTCTTCATAGGTGCCTCTTTGAAGAAGAGCATTACAAG GCTGTTCAAGGTTGATGACATTCCAAGTAATGTGATGAGATGGGCTCCAGATTTCTGCACTGTTTTAGTAGTATCAAAGGGAAGACTATCAAGTGTACGTTCAGCCACTAGGCCTTTACCTCTAGCATTGCCATCTCCTTCTTCAGGGACTGCACCACTGTCACCCCTCAGCAACACCGACGAGCTTCCCTCTGAGATGTCATTGTCAAGAGAAGACGACGTTTTCTTTGAGGAGTTCTCATCACTTGAGACAGATTCTAGTGTGAACATTAGTGAGAGGATCAGTACAGATAGTTCTGTTCTATCCTTCTATAAGAAACTTGGAGCTCCACACATGCTGGAGATTCCAGGTCTGGATGATGAGAAATCGATGTTTTCGATGTATCTTAATAGTCCTTCTGATGAAAAGAAGTGTACGTTACCACCAAGGGATGACGCCGAGGATGAGAAGAGAAGGTTGAAGAAAGAGCTGAAGGAGACGATGAACATGTACCATGCGGCTTGCAAAGAAGCCCTTATGGCAAACGAGAGAGTAGCTGAGCTGGAGATGTGGAAAAATAAAGCAGAGAAAATGCTTCTTCAAATGGCTGAAGATAGAGCAACAATGGCCATCAGAGAGCAGAGAGCAAAGGCAGAGATGGAGGCGGTGAGAAGGAGAGGGAGTGATGACAGAAAGGTTGTTTCGGATGATCTTGGAGAGTCTCATGTAGTGGCTAAATATGAGAGTTTGCTCCATATTGTAGTTGTTCTTTTACtcttatgtttttgtttcatattcagatag